One Streptomyces sp. B21-105 genomic region harbors:
- the tpg gene encoding telomere-protecting terminal protein Tpg — protein sequence MAEIEDAIERADREAFTRQPPKTLKGQIGYLIKQLKTTRAVAEEIGVSQRSVERYRKGERKHPPQAITDRIDAAVRTRWQPQVRKRRQKQAATTTGITVETRARFGYTAPIGTTDDGRFRRLTVHLPPTYAQRLFNARDAGASDQQMRQIIAEGFKDIYFQDGGARAMGLSDVTLNDIDYLDLDY from the coding sequence GTGGCAGAAATCGAGGACGCCATCGAGCGGGCCGACAGGGAAGCGTTCACCCGCCAGCCCCCCAAGACCCTCAAAGGGCAGATCGGCTACCTGATCAAGCAGCTCAAGACGACCCGCGCTGTCGCCGAGGAGATCGGGGTCAGCCAGCGGTCGGTCGAGCGCTACCGCAAGGGCGAACGCAAACACCCGCCACAGGCGATCACGGACCGCATCGACGCCGCCGTACGGACCCGCTGGCAGCCCCAGGTCCGCAAACGCCGACAGAAACAGGCCGCCACCACCACGGGCATCACCGTAGAGACAAGGGCCCGCTTCGGATACACCGCACCCATCGGCACCACCGACGACGGAAGATTCCGACGGCTTACCGTCCACCTCCCCCCGACCTACGCACAGCGCTTGTTCAACGCCCGCGACGCCGGAGCCAGCGACCAGCAGATGCGCCAGATCATCGCCGAAGGATTCAAAGACATCTACTTCCAAGACGGCGGAGCCCGCGCCATGGGCCTCTCCGACGTCACCCTCAACGACATCGACTACCTCGACCTCGACTACTAA